The Desulfovibrio sp. G11 region AGGGATAAGGCCGGTATAGCCCTGCCCCAGGTTTACGCGGGCTTCTTTGGCGTCTGCTGCAACAACAAGGGCCTTGACCCAGTTGTTGCCTGCAAGGTCCAGGGGACTGAAGGCTTTTTGTGCCGGAAAGGCTTTTTGCTGTTCAGCATCCAGTTTTTCCAGCGGGCCGCGCCAGCCCTGGCGCTTGTCCAGCTCTTCCAGGCCCTGCCGCAGGGCTGCCCCGGCGGCGTACTGATGGGGTGGGTCCATGGCGGTACGCACGGTAAGGCCCGCTTCATACACATAGTCCACGCCGAACTTGTCCGTTTCAACCCCCAGCGCCTTAAGGTTCTGTTCCGTAAAAAATTCTATGAGCAGGCGGCGGGTTTCTTCAAGATACCACAGGGCCGCGCCCCCCATGCCTTCGGGCATGCTCCAGTATACCAGAGGTTCGGCGGCGGCTTTTTCGTATTCTTCGGGGCTGATCCATTTGAGGTCGCGCAGGCGGCCAAGAACGTACATCTGGCGATTTTTGGCCTCTTCCGGGCGGCGGAAGGGATTGTAAGTGCTGGGGGCCTTGGGCAGGCCGGCAATAACGGCGCTTTCAGCCAGGGTGATGTCCGAGGCGTGCTTGCCGAAATAGGTGCGCGCGGCCGCCTCCACGCCATAGGCGTGCTCGCCCAGATATATCTGGTTCAGATAGATGGTGAGTATCTGGTCCTTGGTGTAGGTTTTTTCCAGATCATAGGCCAGAATGGCCTCTTTCATCTTGCGGGTATAGCTGCGCTCGGAGGTCAGCAAAAGCTGCTTGATAAGCTGCTGGGTGATGGTGCTGCCGCCCTCGCCCTGCCGCCCCTTGCGAAAGTTGTTGATGGCCGCGCGCAGAATGGCTGTAGGGTCTACGCCCATGTGCCGGTAGAAAGCATCGTCTTCTGCAGCCAGAAAGGCCATGGGCAGAAAGCGCGACATTTCCTTGAGACCGATAACAAAGCGTTTTTCATGGTACAGCGTACCCAGTGTGGAGCCGTCCCGTGCCAGAATGACAGTAGCCTGAGGCTGCTTGTATTCTGCAATGCGGTTGATGTCGGGCAGGTCGCGTGAGGCCCAGTAAAACAGCATGACCACAGCGCCGCCGCCAAGAAGGCCGCAGACCAGCAGTATACTCACCAGCCAAAGGGTGAGTTTTTTCCATGACAGACGAATTTTCATGGCAGGGCGATACCGTTTTTTTGCCCCGGCGTAAAGTATGCGCGCGATCCCGCGCCGGGCAGGTTGTTGCGGATGGCGCGCCAGAAAAGCTTTTTGCCGGGGCCTGCACGGCAGGGGCGAAAAAGCATGGTGAAGAGATGAAGCAGAGCCGGATGCAGAAAGTACCTGCGCGGCGGAGCGTTATGCTCTGTATCTGAGGATAGTTCAGTTTCTGGCGTTTGCAAGCCCTGGCCGGACGTTTACAAAAAAATGTAAATTACAATTTACCCAATTTTTTGTAAAAATAAAAAGCGGAAGGTTTCCCTTCCGCTTTTTTTCCGAATGTAGTGGTCGGACTACACGCAGCCGGTGGGCTTGGGCAGGCCGGCCATTTTGCAGGCGCCCTTGCCGGGGCCGGAGGGGAAGAGTTCGTACACTTCCTTCAGCTTGTATCCGGTATTCTTGGACAGGATGCGGACCATGGGGGCGATGCCGTTCTTCTTGTAGTAGTCCTGCAGGAAGTCAAGGATCTTCTGGTGGTCAGCGGTGATTTCGGAGATGCCTTCGGATTCCTTCACATAATCCATCCATTCGGGGCACCAGTCGTCAAAACGCAGAAGGAAACCGTCTTCGTCAACTTCAAAGCTTTTGCCTTTATAGGTGATCTCAGCCATGCGTGTGTCCTCCTTGGACAGATAGTACTCAACCTCGCCGGAACGATATGCTCCTGGCGCAGCCAACCGGGGTTACCCGGCCGAATTCCTCCAATGGGCGCGAAAGCATAATGCAATCACAACGAATGCCTTTATGCCATAAAAAAATTTTGATGGCAAGCCCCGGCAGCTTTTTTTGGTCTGCCCCACTGATTCAGTCAAGATTTTTTTTCAGCGATCCTGAAAGGATGAGCCAATCTTGATTGAGTTGATCAGGCATTTTGCCGAATGCAATACAGCACCCGGCCGAGCTTTGCAACCTCTTCCATCAGGGTATTTTCGGCCGCGGCGTTTTTAAGATCACGCACCCGGATAAATATGTGACGATTGCCATCTTCGTTACTTACGGTCAAAACAGACAGCAGGCGCGCGTTG contains the following coding sequences:
- a CDS encoding TusE/DsrC/DsvC family sulfur relay protein, producing MAEITYKGKSFEVDEDGFLLRFDDWCPEWMDYVKESEGISEITADHQKILDFLQDYYKKNGIAPMVRILSKNTGYKLKEVYELFPSGPGKGACKMAGLPKPTGCV